The following are encoded in a window of Acropora muricata isolate sample 2 chromosome 6, ASM3666990v1, whole genome shotgun sequence genomic DNA:
- the LOC136918926 gene encoding discoidin, CUB and LCCL domain-containing protein 2-like isoform X2 gives MLSLAAAIVGLSEDCNAALGLEDLKIQDSQLTAQSYYESLSIGGRKSVDTHPRCARLNNNYCAWCGPHGNGQYLQVDLRHDFVITGIATQGFEALSDYYVINYNFSHSRDGHTWNIFPLLLRGNHDGRSVERHTFIPPMYARYIRVHPMAYNNRICLRMELYGCSNSSSVLSTTPSPTTRSASSNTTAENVLLITKATAESSTEKSIIIHSTTDHSVGSGRILITTPRVKESQPSERHSLQTGSVPTEKARNDSKTMITVIIVVVIAVVIIFITTGVICKLVRKRKRDYHCRGNKIEEQLP, from the exons ATTGCAATGCTGCCTTAGGTTTAGAAGACTTGAAAATACAGGACTCACAACTAACAGCACAGTCCTATTATGAAAGTTTATCCATTGGGGGCAGGAAGTCAGTAGACACACATCCCAGATGTGCACGTCTAAACAACAACTACTGTGCTTGGTGTGGGCCACATGGAAATGGCCAATACCTACAAGTGGACCTACGTCATGATTTTGTAATAACTGGTATTGCAACTCAGGGTTTTGAAGCGCTGAGTGATTACTATGTGATAAATTACAATTTTTCTCACAGCAGGGATGGACACACTTGGAACATTTTTCCG CTGTTGCTGAGAGGAAATCATGATGGCAGATCAGTAGAGAGGCATACTTTCATTCCACCGATGTATGCAAGATACATCAGAGTACATCCGATGGCATACAATAACAGAATCTGTCTGAGAATGGAGCTGTATGGCTGCTCAAACT CTTCTTCTGTTCTGAGCACAACACCTTCACCTACAACTCGAAGTGCTTCAAGTAATACAACAGCTGAAAATGTTCTACTGATCACTAAAGCAACAGCTGAATCAAGCAcagaaaaatcaataattattcattcaaCTACAG ACCATTCGGTTGGAAGTGGCCGAATCCTGATAACCACTCCCAGAGTGAAAGAATCTCAGCCATCAGAAAGACACTCTTTGCAAACTGGAAGCGTACCCACAGAGAAGGCCAGGAATGATTCCAAAACAATGATTACTGTAATTATTGTTGTGGTCATAGCTGTAGTGATAATATTTATCACAACAGGTGTTATTTGCAAGCTGGTGCGAAAAAGGAAACG tgATTATCACTGTCGCGGCAACAAAATAGAAGAGCAATTGCCATGA
- the LOC136918926 gene encoding discoidin, CUB and LCCL domain-containing protein 1-like isoform X3, whose amino-acid sequence MEMANTYKWTYVMIFRDGHTWNIFPLLLRGNHDGRSVERHTFIPPMYARYIRVHPMAYNNRICLRMELYGCSNSSSVLSTTPSPTTRSASSNTTAENVLLITKATAESSTEKSIIIHSTTDHSVGSGRILITTPRVKESQPSERHSLQTGSVPTEKARNDSKTMITVIIVVVIAVVIIFITTGVICKLVRKRKRDYHCRGNKIEEQLP is encoded by the exons ATGGAAATGGCCAATACCTACAAGTGGACCTACGTCATGATTTT CAGGGATGGACACACTTGGAACATTTTTCCG CTGTTGCTGAGAGGAAATCATGATGGCAGATCAGTAGAGAGGCATACTTTCATTCCACCGATGTATGCAAGATACATCAGAGTACATCCGATGGCATACAATAACAGAATCTGTCTGAGAATGGAGCTGTATGGCTGCTCAAACT CTTCTTCTGTTCTGAGCACAACACCTTCACCTACAACTCGAAGTGCTTCAAGTAATACAACAGCTGAAAATGTTCTACTGATCACTAAAGCAACAGCTGAATCAAGCAcagaaaaatcaataattattcattcaaCTACAG ACCATTCGGTTGGAAGTGGCCGAATCCTGATAACCACTCCCAGAGTGAAAGAATCTCAGCCATCAGAAAGACACTCTTTGCAAACTGGAAGCGTACCCACAGAGAAGGCCAGGAATGATTCCAAAACAATGATTACTGTAATTATTGTTGTGGTCATAGCTGTAGTGATAATATTTATCACAACAGGTGTTATTTGCAAGCTGGTGCGAAAAAGGAAACG tgATTATCACTGTCGCGGCAACAAAATAGAAGAGCAATTGCCATGA
- the LOC136918926 gene encoding discoidin, CUB and LCCL domain-containing protein 2-like isoform X4 produces the protein MEMANTYKWTYVMILDGHTWNIFPLLLRGNHDGRSVERHTFIPPMYARYIRVHPMAYNNRICLRMELYGCSNSSSVLSTTPSPTTRSASSNTTAENVLLITKATAESSTEKSIIIHSTTDHSVGSGRILITTPRVKESQPSERHSLQTGSVPTEKARNDSKTMITVIIVVVIAVVIIFITTGVICKLVRKRKRDYHCRGNKIEEQLP, from the exons ATGGAAATGGCCAATACCTACAAGTGGACCTACGTCATGATTTT GGATGGACACACTTGGAACATTTTTCCG CTGTTGCTGAGAGGAAATCATGATGGCAGATCAGTAGAGAGGCATACTTTCATTCCACCGATGTATGCAAGATACATCAGAGTACATCCGATGGCATACAATAACAGAATCTGTCTGAGAATGGAGCTGTATGGCTGCTCAAACT CTTCTTCTGTTCTGAGCACAACACCTTCACCTACAACTCGAAGTGCTTCAAGTAATACAACAGCTGAAAATGTTCTACTGATCACTAAAGCAACAGCTGAATCAAGCAcagaaaaatcaataattattcattcaaCTACAG ACCATTCGGTTGGAAGTGGCCGAATCCTGATAACCACTCCCAGAGTGAAAGAATCTCAGCCATCAGAAAGACACTCTTTGCAAACTGGAAGCGTACCCACAGAGAAGGCCAGGAATGATTCCAAAACAATGATTACTGTAATTATTGTTGTGGTCATAGCTGTAGTGATAATATTTATCACAACAGGTGTTATTTGCAAGCTGGTGCGAAAAAGGAAACG tgATTATCACTGTCGCGGCAACAAAATAGAAGAGCAATTGCCATGA
- the LOC136918926 gene encoding discoidin, CUB and LCCL domain-containing protein 2-like isoform X1, with protein sequence MWIFWRSLWVLFLSVSVQSGLGLNPSNNCNAALGLEDLKIQDSQLTAQSYYESLSIGGRKSVDTHPRCARLNNNYCAWCGPHGNGQYLQVDLRHDFVITGIATQGFEALSDYYVINYNFSHSRDGHTWNIFPLLLRGNHDGRSVERHTFIPPMYARYIRVHPMAYNNRICLRMELYGCSNSSSVLSTTPSPTTRSASSNTTAENVLLITKATAESSTEKSIIIHSTTDHSVGSGRILITTPRVKESQPSERHSLQTGSVPTEKARNDSKTMITVIIVVVIAVVIIFITTGVICKLVRKRKRDYHCRGNKIEEQLP encoded by the exons ATTGCAATGCTGCCTTAGGTTTAGAAGACTTGAAAATACAGGACTCACAACTAACAGCACAGTCCTATTATGAAAGTTTATCCATTGGGGGCAGGAAGTCAGTAGACACACATCCCAGATGTGCACGTCTAAACAACAACTACTGTGCTTGGTGTGGGCCACATGGAAATGGCCAATACCTACAAGTGGACCTACGTCATGATTTTGTAATAACTGGTATTGCAACTCAGGGTTTTGAAGCGCTGAGTGATTACTATGTGATAAATTACAATTTTTCTCACAGCAGGGATGGACACACTTGGAACATTTTTCCG CTGTTGCTGAGAGGAAATCATGATGGCAGATCAGTAGAGAGGCATACTTTCATTCCACCGATGTATGCAAGATACATCAGAGTACATCCGATGGCATACAATAACAGAATCTGTCTGAGAATGGAGCTGTATGGCTGCTCAAACT CTTCTTCTGTTCTGAGCACAACACCTTCACCTACAACTCGAAGTGCTTCAAGTAATACAACAGCTGAAAATGTTCTACTGATCACTAAAGCAACAGCTGAATCAAGCAcagaaaaatcaataattattcattcaaCTACAG ACCATTCGGTTGGAAGTGGCCGAATCCTGATAACCACTCCCAGAGTGAAAGAATCTCAGCCATCAGAAAGACACTCTTTGCAAACTGGAAGCGTACCCACAGAGAAGGCCAGGAATGATTCCAAAACAATGATTACTGTAATTATTGTTGTGGTCATAGCTGTAGTGATAATATTTATCACAACAGGTGTTATTTGCAAGCTGGTGCGAAAAAGGAAACG tgATTATCACTGTCGCGGCAACAAAATAGAAGAGCAATTGCCATGA
- the LOC136920159 gene encoding uncharacterized protein — MSASADSNDRQALDDSVLNRKDDESEHETTRSGDEDELLSELVKEYESDDTVGASLKSEQLAKLVNKMFRCKLSEKNLKDRNRGQQTVANPQFVCQIGDIWNFRDSLCTCRSGYKGVKCETEKLGYFSSNPGDSCKHIRDAEDSSADGEYWIDPEKNGNPLKVFCDMTTDGGGWLLIANLIYQNASVYSSDDSFIEDSYRGISNYHNNRMGVSKSALNQLRGYMNFSQLRFHCSKQGGRTFHVITVVNKTGEAVVQYFSDQTDVLPASCGSFQKMSDDDSRLSVSCSQWGKDEGLYFVGKWGHYNKQGKYRLYHSAAFVKLSYFWNAKNGTWWCDDGKGKVFDHGSMDFWKIYVR, encoded by the exons ATGAGTGCCTCAGCCGACTCAAATGATCGCCAAGCTCTTGACGACTCTGTCCTCAACAGAAAAGATGACGAGTCAGAGCACGAAACCACTCGTAGTGGTGACGAGGATGAACTTCTCTCAGAGCTCGTGAAAGAGTACGAGTCCGACGATACTGTCGGAGCTAGCCTCAAAAGTGAACAGCTAGCTAAGCTAGTGAATAAAATGTTTCGCTGCAAATTGAGCGAGAAAAATCTGAAAGATCGCAACAGAGGCCAGCAAACT gTCGCCAATCCGCAGTTTGTTTGTCAAATCGGGGACATTTGGAATTTCCGCGACAGTCTCTGTACGTGTCGCTCGGGCTATAAGGGGGTCAAATGTGAAACAG AGAAACTTGGTTATTTCTCCTCAAACCCCGGCGACTCCTGTAAACACATCCGGGACGCTGAAGACTCCAGTGCAGACGGGGAGTACTGGATTGACCCTGAGAAAAACGGAAACCCTTTGAAAGTGTTCTGCGATATGACGACCGATGGAG GTGGCTGGCTTCTTATTGCCAATTTGATCTACCAGAACGcttctgtttattcgtctgatGACTCGTTCATCGAGGATAGTTACCGAGGAATAAGCAACTACCACAACAACCGCATGGGCGTCAGTAAAAGCGCCTTGAACCAGCTCAGAGGTTACATGAATTTTTCACAGCTCAGGTTTCACTGCAGCAAACAGGGCGGCCGGACGTTCCACGTCATCACAGTTGTCAACAAAACTGGTGAGGCTGTGGTTCAGTACTTCAGCGACCAGACCGACGTCCTTCCCGCCTCTTGTGGATCTTTCCAGAAAATGAGTGATGATGATTCTCGTTTGTCAGTATCGTGTAGTCAGTGGGGAAAAGACGAGGGGTTGTATTTTGTTGGAAAGTGGGGTCATTACAATAAGCAAGGAAAATACAGACTATACCACAGTGCAGCTTTTGTCAAGTTGTCATATTTCTGGAATGCAAAGAATGGCACTTGGTGGTGTGATGACGGGAAAGGGAAAGTCTTTGACCACGGTTCGATGGATTTTTGGAAAATCTACGTGCGCTAA
- the LOC136918924 gene encoding discoidin, CUB and LCCL domain-containing protein 2-like, protein MEGRLFALFSLFFSVRNGLALNISNKCNNDLGLEHLKIPDSSLKARSHGSYESLSHGQCKAVEGFAFCARLNNNVCSWCAQDVGDQYLQVDVGSCAVISVIETQGAEGCTKDYYIRKYKVLYSRDGQTWTFYPRVIKGNQDGHSRERHNFNPTLYARYIMIQPTAYRNMICLRMELYGCPNSCSSLITTPAPTTLSGTNNRTPKSVPTVATSMEKPLISHSTLATSSLSTTPSPTTLITKPRNIKTTSIQATTGQPVGSGDILTLPSEKHTGKGTTKKAEDDSENHASKPWFIAILVMIVVCFLGVIYLHLQKNTITETTDRDGIQSGSNLKDTESAV, encoded by the exons ATGGAGGGACGTTTGTTTgccttgttttctttattcttcTCAGTGCGGAATGgattagcactgaatatttccAACA AGTGCAATAATGACTTGGGTTTGGAACATTTAAAAATCCCAGACTCAAGTCTAAAAGCACGCTCCCACGGCAGCTATGAAAGCTTATCCCATGGGCAGTGCAAAGCAGTTGAAGGATTCGCATTTTGTGCGCGTCTAAACAACAATGTTTGCTCATGGTGTGCGCAAGATGTAGGTGACCAATACCTACAAGTGGACGTAGGCAGTTGCGCTGTAATATCTGTTATTGAAACTCAAGGAGCTGAAGGCTGCACAAAGGACTACTATATCAGGAAGTACAAAGTTTTGTACAGCAGAGATGGACAAACCTGGACCTTCTATCCA CGAGTGATAAAAGGAAATCAGGATGGCCACTCAAGGGAGAGGCATAACTTCAATCCAACGCTCTATGCACGATACATCATGATCCAGCCAACAGCTTACAGGAACATGATTTGTCTGAGAATGGAACTATATGGCTGCCCAAACT CGTGTTCTTCTCTGATCACAACACCCGCACCTACAACTCTAAGTGGTACAAATAATAGAACTCCTAAAAGTGTTCCAACAGTTGCAACAAgcatggaaaagccattgattagTCATTCAACCTTAG CCACTTCTTCTCTGAGCACAACACCTTCACCCACAACTCTAATTACAAAACCTAGAAACATCAAGACAACAAGTATTCAGGCAACCACAG GCCAGCCAGTGGGAAGTGGTGACATCTTGACCTTACCATCAGAAAAACACACTGGAAAAGGAACTACAAAGAAGGCTGAGGATGATTCCGAAAATCACGCATCCAAACCATGGTTTATTGCCATTCTTGTGATGattgttgtttgctttcttGGTGTGATTTATTTGCATTTGCAAAAAAACACA ATAACTGAGACAACAGATAGAGATGGGATTCAAAGTGGTTCGAACCTTAAAGACACTGAATCAGCTGTTTAA